A stretch of DNA from Drosophila virilis strain 15010-1051.87 chromosome 5, Dvir_AGI_RSII-ME, whole genome shotgun sequence:
TGCAGTTTGGGCTGCAGATTTGGCGTTGCTGCATAGTAGGCACCAACTGGCGCATATAGTTCTGTTGCAGGAGTTACGGCTGTGGTtgatgtgggcgtggcatacaGCTGATTTAACTGGTCAGCCGTTTTATTTAAACTATACACATTGGGTGCTGTGCTTATAATGCGTATATTGTTTATGTTATTGGCCTTAAAGGGACTCGACTGCGGCGGTTGCgtttgctggtgctgctgctgtgtatAGTTGTTGGTTATTTGAATGCTGCTGGGATGcgttggcgctgctgctgttgtggttgtgtttGCATAATAACGCTTGGCGCCACCTATTGTTGGCGTTAGCCCACCGCCAGCATTTGTTGCGAGGGTCGGTGGAGGAGGCGGCAGTATTTGATAGGTTAGCCATTGCTGTGGATTTGTCGTCGCGGCTGCTGGCTGTGTTAAATAACTGTATGTTGTTGGTGCTGCGACAGCGCCAGCAAATTGCGGCGCAACATTTGGAGGCGCGTTGCTGTGGTCGTGTGGTTGCAAGTGAAAATGGTTGTTCAtcatttgaattaatttattgtgCAGTTGCTTTGTGCGCAGTCTTTTCTGTATAAtccaaacgaaacaaaaaaaaaaacaatctgtGGTTAATTCTTGATTTATACGACTTTTTTGCCTGtccggcaacaacaaactggCGCCTTTTTCGagcaatttgttgctgctcacacttacacgcacactcacatatACATAACATACAGAAAAAGAGAGCACTGAAAACCGTTTGCGGGCCCTTTTGTATTCTACTTCTTACCTACATTTTTTCTCACGCAGTCGTGCACGACTAGCCGCAATTTTAAACCTGCATTTACATACCTTTTTAATGTGTTTCAACACATGTATTAAATTAGTAtagcattaaattatattcGTTATTTAGATTTAAGTaattttgtgcatattttagCATTAAATCAAGCAAAATACACTAAAACAATCACTTGATTCGGCAATTAAAAGTGTCAGCCATTTTTCAGCATATGCACAGTGTTAAAGAATGACCTGTGTTAACTGAACAGTGTTGGACAGCGTACATGAATACAGGCCCTttgaatttttcgcttatgtgaattaaaataaatactacaattaacatatatacaatacaaCATCagacaaatacaaaacaaaaccctCTTGTTTCTTGCCAAATTggttttaaattcaaatacaaGTATTATTGTATCGCGGTAGAATATACCAGCGAGTACTCGATACTTttaaaactatataaatagctGCAGCGTTGTCTCCGATAGGTTTTTCAGCAGTTAGCATCGAGACCGATAGCGATAGACAGTACGGACGAAGAagaaaaagtattttattcGTGAAATTCAACAATTACGCTGTGCattaaattcataaaaaaaatatataaaatataaagttgGGCAAAGTGATTGTAAGATTCAAGAAGTACAAAGTGTAAATCAAGTGAATAACATTgtctttttgattttaaaacaatttataatcaagaaaaaaaagcTGTAAAGTGTTGCGGTAGGTaccatacacacatacatacatacatgttgAAATATATGGTGACGACTGGATGTGGACTGTGCCCATAGTgaaaatttatattcattCATACAAGTTTTCTTTCTTCTAACGATTTGTACACAGTTTTTATCGTCGCTTTATATGTCCAAAACGCGTGCAAGTTTTAAAACCGTGCAACTAAAGCACGAATCAACTGAAGAAGAGGAGGACGACGaggatcagcagcagcagcagcgaccaCGTCGCAACATGCATACAGTTGGTGAAacgggcagcggcagcggagTGCCTGCCTTTTTGGCGAAACTTTGGCGGCTCGTTGACGATCCCgatacaaataatttaatttgttggaGCAAGGTAGGCCgccatattgtttatttacatattttttttttctcttggcatggcaacaacaacaaaacacaggTGTTTTAAATACACTACGACTCGACTTTCACTACGTCATCATTTGTCTGCACATTCGTTGatgcgctgttgttgtttttgttgttgttcctgcaGTGCTCAGTCGCACGTATGCAAGAGGATTGCTCtctattatgtttttgtttttgttgtagttattTGCATTGGCTGTGCGTGCGTACGTGCGTGCCCTCCATCCAATGCATCTCTGaaaattttccatttgcctGCCCTCTCCGTCCGTCTGCTGcttgtcagtctgtctgtcactattcaattcaattttgttttcctGCCCTGTGTGTTGCTTATTCTGTTTTGGGCTTGCTTTCGCGAAGTGTGTGCATAGATAAGCAAGCTTTTTTTGGTAATTGCCACTTCCATATTTCACACGCTTTTTTCATGTGTGGCTTTATAATTAGATAATTCGGACCCGATAttcaaatacttttatttCGGCACGCTTATCACAAATAGTGGTTAGCTCTTTATCTCAATTCAAATTGCTAGCTGGCCAAAAGcataattttgtaaaacaattaattgGACTTATCGCATCTGGAAATgatgtaaatatatacatgctcCAGTTAACTGCAGAATACATGCTAAAAGCTGTTTGCATTTTCCCATTATTAGGCATAGCAGATTTTTGTATGTAGATTGCGAGTCGGTATTTCCTGGGCTTGCCGGGGATaagatttttctttaaatttgacatgttttcatttatttgttgacAGAGGGGAAATTAAAATGTACTAATTCTATGTTGAACCCGAATGGGCTTTGAAAGTAAGTTAGAAGTTGAAGAAGAACAACTTTATATCCTCTTGAAATCTCTGTGCTCGGTAGCATTAGTATTCCTTAATGCTGTCCCTGTGAAAACGTTATATTtattgtgtgcttgtgtgttttatttattatatccTTTTAGGATGGCCGCAGTTTTATTATACAAAATCAGGCGCAATTTGCGCGTGAGCTCTTGCCACTGAACTACAAGCATAACAACATGGCCAGCTTTATACGTCAGTTGAATATGTGTAAGTAGACATAtgagttttaatttattaagtaAGACTAACTAGCAGCTCGCTTTGCATTTTAGATGGTTTTCATAAGATCACCTCGATTGAGAATGGGGGGCTACGATTTGATCGCGATGAAATTGAGTTTTCACACCCGTGCTTTAAGCGAAATTATCCCTATCTACTTGATCACATCAAGCGCAAAATATCTAATACAAAGAACGTGGATGAGAAGACCGCGCTAAAGCAGGAGACTGTATCCAAGGTGCTGAGCGATGTCAAGGCTATGCGCGGCCGTCAAGACAATTTGGACTCGCGCTTTTCGGTGATGAAGCAGGAAAACGAGGCTCTGTGGCGCGAAATAGCCTCACTGCGCCAGAAGCACGCCAAACAGCAACAGATAGTCAACAAGTTGATACAATTTCTAATCTCGATAGTGCAGCCATCGCGTAACATGTCTGGCGTCAAACGTCACATGCAACTGATGATCAACGATACACCGGAAAATGCCCGTAAGCGTAATGCCAGTGAATCGGAAAGCGAAGGCGGCCCTGTCATACATGAGCTTAGCGAGGAGCTACTTGACGAGGTAATGAACCCAAACAGCCCATATGCTAAGCAGTATGATGCAGAGAGCGTCTCACCGCTGGCTATGGAGCGACCACGTTCCAATACAAGCATCACAAGTTCTCAAAATTACGACTACTCGAATCAGAGCGCCGAGGATTTTATTAATGCTCAGCTATTGAATAGCGGAGATTCTGCAACAAACGCTGCCCGTTCGCCTGGTGGCCAGCAAGTGCTATACACCGTCACAGAAGCACCCGATTCGCATGTACAGGAGCAAAACCTGCAGCTCAGTCCCAACAGTCTTTACAACAGCGATGAGCAGCTGAATGTGCTTACCACCCCCATGGTGCGCGAGCAGGAGGCACGCAAGCGTCAACAGCTTAAGGAGAAAAACAAACAGCGTCGCGATACAGAAATCATTGGCCAGGTCGATTTGGATATGTCCCCGAAAGCTTCGCGCGCACGCTCACAGTCTAAAGAACAGCCACAGGGCAATGTCATGCCGCAGCCAGTTCTGGTGAAGACGGAGCCGGAGTTAAGCAGTGTAGCTGGAGGTAGCATGCCAACCTTGTTGGAGCAGGCTGAGTCAAACGACGGGGATCTGTACAATGTCAATTTTATAAGCAACGATATGCCAACGAATATTTTTGAAGTAAGCCACAATATACAAGAAAAATACAAGAATGTGTTTAACGGTAATTGTTGTGCCTTACAGGATGACTCGTTGATGTCTAGTGCTGGCATGGATGAGCAAGCCGCCAAGCTggatcaacagcagcagttcgGACTCACCACTGTGAACACCGGAAAGTTTGCAAATGCGCCGATCAGCTTTGATTTGTCCAATAGTAACAATGAGAATCCTTTGGTGACCGACGCGAATTTGGCATCTACTTCAAAAGCGGCTGCTGGGGTGCAGGATATCAAtgatgaacaacaacaacaacagaaacagcagcagcagcagcaacaacaacagcagcagcaacaaccgaTGACCGTGGCCAAGTACACAGGAGATAATGGACCCGACTCACGGTTGAGTGGCGTGTCAGTAACTGAGCCCAAACCGCTTGGTTGCGAATTGGTAGCCAATACTAACAAATACCCttccaattgttgttgttgttgcagtgaTGAGGTAACCGGTCACTTGGATAATATGCAAGATGAGCTAGACACACTCAAGGATCTGCTGCGCGGCGAAGGCGTTTCCATTGATCAGAACATGCTTATGGGCGTAAGTATCAAGCCAATTGAAGTGGTTATAGTTACTAATACTCTGTTATTATGCTGTCCGTGTGTCCGTTTAAGCAATCAGTTCATAACATATTTATACGTATATTCTATTCTATGTGCACGTTCAGGCTGCGCCAAAGGGCGTTGCTGCCAGGATGCCCGTTTTGCAGCTGACCGACGAGGAACTACTACAGAAGGTCAGCGCGGTGCGTCTATATATGTAGTTTTGATATGCCCGTGCTTTGAATTAAATGATATAGAAAAAAGCTCGTTAAGGAACATGTGTTactaaattgtatttaatatttctgATTACAGCTCTTTAATGATTCTGACGTGTTGGATAATTATGGTCTGTCCTTTTTGAATGATAGCATGGGCGGCGATAAGAAAGGTGTGTAAGCAGTCCGCTTTGTATAAAGTTTCGTTATATTTACGTTGTTGCACAAATTACAGCGAGCAGCGGCTCCGAGCTAATGGCCTATCAGCCCAATATGTATGATCTCTCTGACATTTTGGACACAGACGATAATAACAAGCCAGGCCAAGATGCAGCCAACGGTCGCCAAATGCAGGCACAAAATTCCGTGCTAAATACGCCGCGACATGATATGTAGATAACCGTAGATAATACATAAAAGTAATAGCAGCAGCTCAAACACAAAAGGGGCGAACAAagtttataacaattttttaataacacacatacagttatacatatatatgatttaATGTATAGTTCAGAGACAGtcgtttaatatttgtttcatATAACACCCATCATACTGTTGAGCTTTTTCtaatagtttttaattgtttttctctttGAAAAGAAACTAACACAACTATTTATTAATCCTATTGATGTATGCCTTACgcactatatataaaatatatagaacatataatattttctgtatacatttttatttttatttttcgtaaaatttaaaaaattatagctGTAATACGATATCGAAAGACTATTAGTGCAGTGTATGTAGATTTTATAttgaacaaaatgaaaaattgatttcaattttatcGAATTGatacaaacatataaatatatgtatatttatatatatacacgaaATATTTGGGGATATGCATGTAATAGCAGTTATAACGAACGTAGTTTATAGGTTCAAACGAAAACGTTAGTAATTAACACGTTTTGACAACAAGATATATACTATAGATACCTTAAATACAACTATTACTTATACgcaataaatattcatttcgAAAGCGTTTGGgctgcaaacaataaaaaaaaaaactacttttatttgtttttctctaGAATACTAAGGGATACAATTAATGTATCAGCATGCAGTAGTATTTGAACGTTGACATTCTAGTTCGGATTTTGGTTACACGTCTATATTTAAGATCTTGCCGATGCCAAGCTCATTTTAAGCAGAATGAAGCATCGACTCTGAAGCTTTATTAATCTGAAACAGTTTTTGTAGAGCAAATTTATATCATATACAAAAAATGCGGTTTGCTTGTAATAATTTCTGAATGTgtgtataatttattttatcttGTTGATACAACTGAATAGATATGGACACATACAACAGTactgtaataaaaaaaactaaattatgTAGAAAGCTTAATCTAAATAGCGTCTTAGAAAATGCtacatattttgcatataatgtaaaaataatacatttaatGTGACTTAGAATTGTTCGTATGCGTAAATACCCAGAGAAAGAGACAGGATTTAAGTAAGATTAGGCCTCGTCCTTGTACTTAGCATCCTTCAGAATGTTGGCAAACTCGAATTTGACGCGTTCGCGCTCCGATCTGGGCATGCTTCGCAGTGTGTCC
This window harbors:
- the Hsf gene encoding heat shock factor protein isoform X6; translation: MSKTRASFKTVQLKHESTEEEEDDEDQQQQQRPRRNMHTVGETGSGSGVPAFLAKLWRLVDDPDTNNLICWSKDGRSFIIQNQAQFARELLPLNYKHNNMASFIRQLNMYGFHKITSIENGGLRFDRDEIEFSHPCFKRNYPYLLDHIKRKISNTKNVDEKTALKQETVSKVLSDVKAMRGRQDNLDSRFSVMKQENEALWREIASLRQKHAKQQQIVNKLIQFLISIVQPSRNMSGVKRHMQLMINDTPENARKRNASESESEGGPVIHELSEELLDESAEDFINAQLLNSGDSATNAARSPGGQQVLYTVTEAPDSHVQEQNLQLSPNSLYNSDEQLNVLTTPMVREQEARKRQQLKEKNKQRRDTEIIGQVDLDMSPKASRARSQSKEQPQGNVMPQPVLVKTEPELSSVAGGSMPTLLEQAESNDGDLYNVNFISNDMPTNIFEDDSLMSSAGMDEQAAKLDQQQQFGLTTVNTGKFANAPISFDLSNSNNENPLVTDANLASTSKAAAGVQDINDEQQQQQKQQQQQQQQQQQQQPMTVAKYTGDNGPDSRLSGVDEVTGHLDNMQDELDTLKDLLRGEGVSIDQNMLMGAAPKGVAARMPVLQLTDEELLQKVSALFNDSDVLDNYGLSFLNDSMGGDKKASSGSELMAYQPNMYDLSDILDTDDNNKPGQDAANGRQMQAQNSVLNTPRHDM
- the Hsf gene encoding heat shock factor protein isoform X1, whose amino-acid sequence is MSKTRASFKTVQLKHESTEEEEDDEDQQQQQRPRRNMHTVGETGSGSGVPAFLAKLWRLVDDPDTNNLICWSKDGRSFIIQNQAQFARELLPLNYKHNNMASFIRQLNMYGFHKITSIENGGLRFDRDEIEFSHPCFKRNYPYLLDHIKRKISNTKNVDEKTALKQETVSKVLSDVKAMRGRQDNLDSRFSVMKQENEALWREIASLRQKHAKQQQIVNKLIQFLISIVQPSRNMSGVKRHMQLMINDTPENARKRNASESESEGGPVIHELSEELLDEVMNPNSPYAKQYDAESVSPLAMERPRSNTSITSSQNYDYSNQSAEDFINAQLLNSGDSATNAARSPGGQQVLYTVTEAPDSHVQEQNLQLSPNSLYNSDEQLNVLTTPMVREQEARKRQQLKEKNKQRRDTEIIGQVDLDMSPKASRARSQSKEQPQGNVMPQPVLVKTEPELSSVAGGSMPTLLEQAESNDGDLYNVNFISNDMPTNIFEDDSLMSSAGMDEQAAKLDQQQQFGLTTVNTGKFANAPISFDLSNSNNENPLVTDANLASTSKAAAGVQDINDEQQQQQKQQQQQQQQQQQQQPMTVAKYTGDNGPDSRLSGVDEVTGHLDNMQDELDTLKDLLRGEGVSIDQNMLMGAAPKGVAARMPVLQLTDEELLQKVSALFNDSDVLDNYGLSFLNDSMGGDKKASSGSELMAYQPNMYDLSDILDTDDNNKPGQDAANGRQMQAQNSVLNTPRHDM
- the Hsf gene encoding heat shock factor protein isoform X2 — translated: MSKTRASFKTVQLKHESTEEEEDDEDQQQQQRPRRNMHTVGETGSGSGVPAFLAKLWRLVDDPDTNNLICWSKDGRSFIIQNQAQFARELLPLNYKHNNMASFIRQLNMYGFHKITSIENGGLRFDRDEIEFSHPCFKRNYPYLLDHIKRKISNTKNVDEKTALKQETVSKVLSDVKAMRGRQDNLDSRFSVMKQENEALWREIASLRQKHAKQQQIVNKLIQFLISIVQPSRNMSGVKRHMQLMINDTPENARKRNASESESEGGPVIHELSEELLDEVMNPNSPYAKQYDAESVSPLAMERPRSNTSITSSQNYDYSNQSAEDFINAQLLNSGDSATNAARSPGGQQVLYTVTEAPDSHVQEQNLQLSPNSLYNSDEQLNVLTTPMVREQEARKRQQLKEKNKQRRDTEIIGQVDLDMSPKASRARSQSKEQPQGNVMPQPVLVKTEPELSSVAGGSMPTLLEQAESNDGDLYNVNFISNDMPTNIFEDDSLMSSAGMDEQAAKLDQQQQFGLTTVNTGKFANAPISFDLSNSNNENPLVTDANLASTSKAAAGVQDINDEQQQQQKQQQQQQQQQQQQQPMTVAKYTGDNGPDSRLSGVDEVTGHLDNMQDELDTLKDLLRGEGVSIDQNMLMGAAPKGVAARMPVLQLTDEELLQKLFNDSDVLDNYGLSFLNDSMGGDKKASSGSELMAYQPNMYDLSDILDTDDNNKPGQDAANGRQMQAQNSVLNTPRHDM
- the Hsf gene encoding heat shock factor protein isoform X3 — protein: MSKTRASFKTVQLKHESTEEEEDDEDQQQQQRPRRNMHTVGETGSGSGVPAFLAKLWRLVDDPDTNNLICWSKDGRSFIIQNQAQFARELLPLNYKHNNMASFIRQLNMYGFHKITSIENGGLRFDRDEIEFSHPCFKRNYPYLLDHIKRKISNTKNVDEKTALKQETVSKVLSDVKAMRGRQDNLDSRFSVMKQENEALWREIASLRQKHAKQQQIVNKLIQFLISIVQPSRNMSGVKRHMQLMINDTPENARKRNASESESEGGPVIHELSEELLDEVMNPNSPYAKQYDAESVSPLAMERPRSNTSITSSQNYDYSNQSAEDFINAQLLNSGDSATNAARSPGGQQVLYTVTEAPDSHVQEQNLQLSPNSLYNSDEQLNVLTTPMVREQEARKRQQLKEKNKQRRDTEIIGQVDLDMSPKASRARSQSKEQPQGNVMPQPVLVKTEPELSSVAGGSMPTLLEQAESNDGDLYNVNFISNDMPTNIFEDDSLMSSAGMDEQAAKLDQQQQFGLTTVNTGKFANAPISFDLSNSNNENPLVTDANLASTSKAAAGVQDINDEQQQQQKQQQQQQQQQQQQQPMTVAKYTGDNGPDSRDEVTGHLDNMQDELDTLKDLLRGEGVSIDQNMLMGAAPKGVAARMPVLQLTDEELLQKVSALFNDSDVLDNYGLSFLNDSMGGDKKASSGSELMAYQPNMYDLSDILDTDDNNKPGQDAANGRQMQAQNSVLNTPRHDM
- the Hsf gene encoding heat shock factor protein isoform X4, whose product is MSKTRASFKTVQLKHESTEEEEDDEDQQQQQRPRRNMHTVGETGSGSGVPAFLAKLWRLVDDPDTNNLICWSKDGRSFIIQNQAQFARELLPLNYKHNNMASFIRQLNMYGFHKITSIENGGLRFDRDEIEFSHPCFKRNYPYLLDHIKRKISNTKNVDEKTALKQETVSKVLSDVKAMRGRQDNLDSRFSVMKQENEALWREIASLRQKHAKQQQIVNKLIQFLISIVQPSRNMSGVKRHMQLMINDTPENARKRNASESESEGGPVIHELSEELLDEVMNPNSPYAKQYDAESVSPLAMERPRSNTSITSSQNYDYSNQSAEDFINAQLLNSGDSATNAARSPGGQQVLYTVTEAPDSHVQEQNLQLSPNSLYNSDEQLNVLTTPMVREQEARKRQQLKEKNKQRRDTEIIGQVDLDMSPKASRARSQSKEQPQGNVMPQPVLVKTEPELSSVAGGSMPTLLEQAESNDGDLYNVNFISNDMPTNIFEDDSLMSSAGMDEQAAKLDQQQQFGLTTVNTGKFANAPISFDLSNSNNENPLVTDANLASTSKAAAGVQDINDEQQQQQKQQQQQQQQQQQQQPMTVAKYTGDNGPDSRLSGVDEVTGHLDNMQDELDTLKDLLRGEGVSIDQNMLMGLFNDSDVLDNYGLSFLNDSMGGDKKASSGSELMAYQPNMYDLSDILDTDDNNKPGQDAANGRQMQAQNSVLNTPRHDM
- the Hsf gene encoding heat shock factor protein isoform X5; the protein is MSKTRASFKTVQLKHESTEEEEDDEDQQQQQRPRRNMHTVGETGSGSGVPAFLAKLWRLVDDPDTNNLICWSKDGRSFIIQNQAQFARELLPLNYKHNNMASFIRQLNMYGFHKITSIENGGLRFDRDEIEFSHPCFKRNYPYLLDHIKRKISNTKNVDEKTALKQETVSKVLSDVKAMRGRQDNLDSRFSVMKQENEALWREIASLRQKHAKQQQIVNKLIQFLISIVQPSRNMSGVKRHMQLMINDTPENARKRNASESESEGGPVIHELSEELLDEVMNPNSPYAKQYDAESVSPLAMERPRSNTSITSSQNYDYSNQSAEDFINAQLLNSGDSATNAARSPGGQQVLYTVTEAPDSHVQEQNLQLSPNSLYNSDEQLNVLTTPMVREQEARKRQQLKEKNKQRRDTEIIGQVDLDMSPKASRARSQSKEQPQGNVMPQPVLVKTEPELSSVAGGSMPTLLEQAESNDGDLYNVNFISNDMPTNIFEDDSLMSSAGMDEQAAKLDQQQQFGLTTVNTGKFANAPISFDLSNSNNENPLVTDANLASTSKAAAGVQDINDEQQQQQKQQQQQQQQQQQQQPMTVAKYTGDNGPDSRDEVTGHLDNMQDELDTLKDLLRGEGVSIDQNMLMGLFNDSDVLDNYGLSFLNDSMGGDKKASSGSELMAYQPNMYDLSDILDTDDNNKPGQDAANGRQMQAQNSVLNTPRHDM
- the Hsf gene encoding heat shock factor protein isoform X7, translating into MASFIRQLNMYGFHKITSIENGGLRFDRDEIEFSHPCFKRNYPYLLDHIKRKISNTKNVDEKTALKQETVSKVLSDVKAMRGRQDNLDSRFSVMKQENEALWREIASLRQKHAKQQQIVNKLIQFLISIVQPSRNMSGVKRHMQLMINDTPENARKRNASESESEGGPVIHELSEELLDEVMNPNSPYAKQYDAESVSPLAMERPRSNTSITSSQNYDYSNQSAEDFINAQLLNSGDSATNAARSPGGQQVLYTVTEAPDSHVQEQNLQLSPNSLYNSDEQLNVLTTPMVREQEARKRQQLKEKNKQRRDTEIIGQVDLDMSPKASRARSQSKEQPQGNVMPQPVLVKTEPELSSVAGGSMPTLLEQAESNDGDLYNVNFISNDMPTNIFEDDSLMSSAGMDEQAAKLDQQQQFGLTTVNTGKFANAPISFDLSNSNNENPLVTDANLASTSKAAAGVQDINDEQQQQQKQQQQQQQQQQQQQPMTVAKYTGDNGPDSRLSGVDEVTGHLDNMQDELDTLKDLLRGEGVSIDQNMLMGAAPKGVAARMPVLQLTDEELLQKVSALFNDSDVLDNYGLSFLNDSMGGDKKASSGSELMAYQPNMYDLSDILDTDDNNKPGQDAANGRQMQAQNSVLNTPRHDM